A DNA window from Megalobrama amblycephala isolate DHTTF-2021 linkage group LG11, ASM1881202v1, whole genome shotgun sequence contains the following coding sequences:
- the snw1 gene encoding SNW domain-containing protein 1, protein MSLASFLPAPTQLSQDQLEAEERSRVQRSQSTALVSTRREPPPYGFRKSWVPRALEDFGDGGAFPEIHVAQYPLEMGRKKRTSNALAVQVDAEGKIKYDAIARQGQNKDKVIFSKYTDMLPKEVLNEDAPELQKPDEEAVKEITEKTRSALEKQVSQKIAAAMPVRAADKQAPAQYIRYTPSQQGLAFNSGAKQRVIRMVEMQKDPMEPPRFKINKKIPRGPPSPPAPVMHSPSRKMTVKEQQEWKIPPCISNWKNAKGYTIPLDKRLAADGRGLQTVHINENFAKLAEALYIADRKAREAVEMRAQVEKKMAQKEKEKKEEKLRELAKMARDRRAGIKAHGDKGGEDTEVRERDEIRHERRKERQHDRNISRAAPDKRSKLQRDQDRDISELIALGQPNPRTSSEAQYDQRLFNQSKGMDSGFAGGEDEMYNVYDQPFRSGRDMAQNIYRPGKSADKDMYGDDLDTLMQSSRFVPDREFSGADHGPRRDGPVQFEEDPFGLDKFLEEAKQHGGSKRASTSGRSKDYDHEKKRRKE, encoded by the exons ATGTCGCTGGCAAG TTTTCTCCCTGCACCCACCCAATTGTCCCAGGACCAACTGGAGGCGGAGGAGAGGTCTCGTGTTCAGAGGTCGCAATCCACTGCTTTGGTCTCCACCCGCAGAGAACCTCCTCCTTATGGCTTCAGAAAATCATGGGTGCCCCGGGCACTAGAG GATTTTGGAGATGGAGGAGCTTTTCCAGAGATCCATGTGGCCCAGTATCCTCTGGAAATGGGTAGGAAGAAAAGGACCTCCAATGCTCTAGCAGTGCAGGTGGATGCAGAGGGCAAGATCAAATATGACGCCATTGCTAGGCAAGGTCAAAACAAAGACAAG gtCATATTCAGTAAATACACAGACATGCTTCCTAAGGAAGTACTAAACGAAGATGCTCCTGAGCTGCAGAAACCCGATGAAGAGGCAGTGAAAGAG ATTACAGAAAAGACCAGATCAGCTCTGGAGAAACAGGTATCGCAGAAAATTGCAGCGGCCATGCCTGTACGTGCTGCAGACAAACAGGCCCCAGCACAGTATATTCG GTACACACCCTCCCAACAAGGACTTGCGTTTAACTCTGGAGCAAAACAGAGAGTCATCCGTATGGTGGAAATGCAGAAAGATCCAATGGAACCACCACGATTCAA AATCAATAAGAAAATTCCTCGTGGACCTCCATCCCCTCCTGCTCCAGTCATGCACTCTCCAAGCAGAAAG ATGACAGTGAAAGAACAGCAGGAGTGGAAGATTCCACCCTGTATTTCCAACTGGAAGAACGCAAAG GGTTACACCATTCCTCTGGACAAGCGTTTGGCTGCTGACGGACGAGGCCTGCAGACCGTCCACATCAATGAGAACTTTGCCAAGCTGGCTGAGGCTTTGTACATTGCAGACAGAAAG GCCAGAGAGGCTGTGGAGATGAGGGCTCAAGTGGAAAAGAAGATGGcccagaaagagaaagaaaagaaagaggaGAAGCTGAGAGAGTTGGCTAAGATGGCCAGAGACAGGAGAGCTGGTATCAAAGCCCACGGTGACAAAG GTGGTGAGGACACAGAAGTCAGGGAGCGTGACGAGATTCGTCACGAGAGGAGGAAAGAAAGGCAGCACGACAGGAACATCTCCAGAGCTGCCCCTGATAAGAG GTCAAAGCTACAAAGAGATCAGGACAGGGACATCAGTGAGCTCATTGCCCTGGGTCAGCCAAACCCCCGTACCTCCAGTGAGGCTCAGTATGACCAGAGACTCTTCAATCAGAGCAAG GGGATGGACAGTGGTTTTGCCGGTGGAGAGGATGAGATGTATAATGTGTATGATCAGCCCTTCAGAAGTGGCAGAGACATGGCACAGAATATTTATAGGCCTGGTAAAAGTGCGGATAAGGACATGTATGGAGACGACCTGGACACCCTCATGCAGAGCAGCAG GTTTGTTCCTGATCGGGAGTTCTCAGGTGCTGACCATGGCCCCCGCCGTGACGGGCCTGTGCAGTTTGAGGAGGATCCTTTCGGTCTGGATAAGTTCTTGGAGGAAGCCAAGCAGCACGGAGGCTCCAAAAGGGCATCCACTAGTGGCCGTTCAAAAGACTACGACCACGAGAAGAAACGCAGGAAGGAGTGA